DNA from Krasilnikovia cinnamomea:
AGCGGCTCGACGCGCTGCTGCCCCGGCCCGCACAGCGGGTCGGCCTGTCCGCCACGGTCCGGCCGATCGAGGAGACGGCCCGGTTCCTCGGCGGGGCGCGCGAGGTGCAGATCGTCCAGCCGCGCAGCACCAAGACGATCGAGGTCGGGGTCGAGGTGCCGGTGGAGGACATGACCCGGCTCGACGAGCTGCCCGAGCAGGACGCGGATCTGCCCGGCGGACATCGGCACACCCCGTCCATCTGGCCCGCGGTGGAGGAACGCGTCCTCGACCTCATCGAGGCGCACCGGTCGACGATCGTGTTCACCAACTCGCGCCGGGGCGCCGAGCGGCTGTGCGCGCGGATCAACGAGCTGGCGTACGAGCGGGCCGACCCGGCGGCCGCCGCCGCCGCGGCGAGCCTGCCCGCGCCCCCGGGCGCCCCGCCACCGCGCATGCCCGCGCAGGTCATGGCGCAGGCCGGGGAGGCCGGAGGCGCACCGCCCGTAGTGGCCCGCGCTCACCACGGCAGCGTCTCCCGCGAGGAGCGTAAGCAGATCGAGGAGGCCCTCAAGTCCGGCCGGCTGCCCGCCGTCGTGGCCACCTCCAGCCTGGAGCTGGGCATCGACATGGGCGCGGTCGACCTGGTCGTGCAGATCGAGGCGCCGCCGTCGGTCTCGGCCGGGCTCCAGCGCATCGGCCGGGCGGGCCACCAGGTCGGCGCGGTGTCGCGCGGGGTGGTGTTCCCGAAGCATCGCGGGGACCTGCTGTCCTGCGCCGTGGTGGCGGAGCGGATGGGCGCTGGCGCGATCGAGGAGCTGCGCTACCCGCGTAACCCGCTGGACGTGCTGGCGCAGCAGATCGTCGCGATGGTCGCCCTCGACACCTGGGCCGTGGGCGAGCTGGCCGCGCTGGTGCGCCGGGCCGCGCCGTTCGCGGAGCTGCCCGACTCGGCCCTGCACGCGGTCCTCGACATGCTGTCGGGGCGGTATCCGTCGACGGCCTTCGCGGAGCTGCGCCCCCGGCTGGTCTGGGATCGCGGCACGGACCAGCTGACCGGCCGTCCCGGCGCCCAGCGTCTGGCGGTGACCAGCGGCGGCACCATCCCCGACCGGGGCATGTTCGGCGTGTTCCTGGCCGGCGCCGAGCGTGCCTCCCGCGTGGGCGAACTCGACGAGGAGATGGTCTACGAGTCGCGCGTGGGCGACGTCTTCCTGCTCGGCTCGACGTCGTGGCGCATCGAGGACATCACCCCGGACCGGGTGCTGGTCTCCCCCGCCCCCGGCGCGCCGGCCCGGATGCCGTTCTGGAAGGGCGACACGCTCGGGCGCCCGGTCGAGCTGGGCCGGGCGATCGGCGCCCGGCTGCGGGCACTGGCCCGGGGCGGCGACGAGGCGGCCACCGGCTCGCTGCGCGCCGCCGGGCTGGACGAGTGGGCGGCCGGCAACCTGCTGGCGTACGTGCGGGAGCAACGCGAGGCCACCCGGCACCTGCCGGACGACCGCACGGTCGTGGTGGAGCGGTTCCGCGACGAGCTGGGCGACTGGCGGATGACCGTGCACTGCGTGCTCGGCGCCCGCGTCAACGCCCCCTGGGCGCTGGCCATCGCCCACCGCCTCAGCGAACGGTACGGCGTGGACGGTCAGGTCATGCCGTCCGACGACGGGATCGTCGTGCGCCTGCCCGACACCGCCGACCAGCCGCCCGGCGCCGAGCTGGTGGCCTTCGACCCGGAGGAGATCGCCCAGCTCGTCGAGGAGTCGGTGGGCAGCTCGGCGCTGTTCGCGTCCCGGTTCCGCGAGTGCGCCGCCCGGTCCCTGCTGCTGCCGCGCCGCGACCCGCGCCGCCGCCAACCGCTGTGGCAGCAGCGGCAGCGTTCCGCGCAGCTGCTCGACGTGGCCCGCGAGTTCGCGGACTTCCCGGTGACGCTGGAGGCCGCCCGCGAATGCCTCCAGGACGTCTTCGACGTACCCGGCCTGGTCGCCCTGATGCGGGAGGTCGCGGGCCGTAAGGTCCGCCTCGTCGAGGTGGAGACACCCCGGCCGTCCCCGTTCGCCCGCTCGCTGCTGTTCGGCTACGTGGGTGCCTTCCTGTACGAGGGCGACGCCCCGCTGGCCGAGCGCCGCGCCGCCGCCCTGGCGCTCGACTCCACGCTGCTCGGCGAACTACTGGGCCGCGTCGACCTGCGCGAACTGCTCGACCCGGCCGTGGTGGCCGAGAGCGAGGCGCAGTTGCAGTGGCTGACCGACCGGCGCCGCGCCCGCGACGCCGAGGACACCGCGGAACTGCTCCGCCTGCTCGGCGACCTGTCCGAGGCGGAGCTGGCCGCCCGCGGAGTGGACCCGCGGTGGCTGTCCACCCTGGAGGGTGCCCGCCGCGCCATCCGGATCCGGGTCGCGGGCGAGGACCGCTGGATCGGCGTCGACGACGCGGGCCGCTACCGCGACGCGTTGGGCACGGCCCTGCCCGTGGGTATCGCCGAGGCGTACCTGGAACCGGTCGCCGACCCGCTGGGCGATCTCGTCGCCCGCTTCGCCCGCACCCACGGCCCGTTCGCGGCCGCCACCTGCGCCGCCCGCTTCGGCCTCGGGACCTTCGTCGTGGAGCAGGCGCTCAAGCGGCTCAGCGCCACCGGCCGGGTGGTGTCGGGCGAATTCTCCCCCGGCGGGGCGGGCACCGAGTGGTGCGACGCCGAGGTGCTGCGCCTGCTGCGGCGGCGTTCGCTGGCCGCCCTGCGACGCGAGATCGAGCCGGTGCCACCGCAGGTCCTGGCGGGGTTTCTGCCCCGCTGGCACCAGATCGGCGGCAACGCCCGGGGGGTCGACGGGGTCGCCGCCGCGGTGGAGCAACTGCAGGGCGTCGCCGTGCCGGCCTCGGCGTGGGAGCGGCTGGTGCTGCCCGCCCGGGTGGCGGACTACTCACCGGCGTTCCTGGACGAACTGTCCGGCGGCGGCGAGGTGCTGTGGGCCGGCAACGGGTCGATCCCCGGCGGGGACGGCTGGGTCACCCTCGCCTACGCGGACTCCGCCCCGCTGCTGCTGCCGCCCCCGGATGACGAGCTGGCCCTGTCCCCACCGCACCGGGCGATCCTGGACGCCCTGGAGGGTGGTCAGGCGCTGTTCTTCGGCGCGCTCAGCGACCGGGTCGGCGCCGACGACGACCAGCAACTCGCGGCGCTCGTGTGGGATCTCGTCTGGGCCGGGCACCTGACCAACGACACGTTCGCACCGCTGCGTGCGCTGCTCGGCGGCAGCGGCGCCCACCGGGCCCGCGCGGCGCCCGCCCGGGGCCGGTACCGCCGCCCGGGGCGGCCACACCTGCCCAGCCGCGGTGGCCCGCCCGCCATGGCCGGCCGCTGGTCGCGCCTGCCGGAGCGCGACCTCGACCCGACCCGGCGCGCCACGGCCGTCGCGGATCTGCTGCTGGAGCGGCACGGCGTGGTGACGCGCGGCGCGGCCGCCGCCGAAGGGGTCACGGGCGGGTTCGCCGCCGTGTACCCGGTGCTGAGCGCCCTGGAGGAGCGCGGCGCGGCCCGCCGTGGCTACTTCGTCGAAGGGCTGGGCGCGGCGCAGTTCGCGGTGCCCGGGGCGGTGGATCGGCTGCGCGCCCTCGCCGAGCCCGCCGAGCCGGCGCGACGCACCGGGGCCGCCGCGGTGGTGCTTGCCGCGACCGACCCCGCCAACCCGTACGGTGCCGCGCTGCCGTGGCCCGGCCGGGTGGTCGACAGCGGGGACGGCACACCGGCGGCCGCCACCGGCCACCGCGCGGGCCGCAAGGCGGGTGCCCTGGTCGTCCTCGTCGGCGGCGAGCTGGTGCTGTACGTCGAGCGGGGCGGCCGTACCCTGCTGTCCTTCGCCGACGACCCGGAGGCGCTGCTGGCGGCCGGTCAGGGGCTGGGGGCGGCCGTGCGCTCCGGGGCGCTCGGAGTGCTCAGCGTCGAGCGCGCCGACGGAGAATCCGTGCACGCGTCACCGCTGCGCGACGCCCTCACCGCGGCGGGTTTCCGGCCGACCCCACGAGGGCTGCGCCTGCGCGCCTGAGCACGAACCGCGAGGGCCATCAACCGTGGGTCACACCCCGTGCGCTGCGCGCTTGCGCTCCCGCTGTTCGCGGCTCCACTTCTTGCGCGCTTCGAGATCCCGGTGCCACGCGTCGCGCGCTTCCTGGGTGTCGCCCTCGATCGCGTTGTCGACGGTCGCCGGGCCGGCCATGAACTTGTAGAAGGCGTTCCAGATCGGGCCGCCCTCGCTCGGGTCACGCGGGTCTTTCCGGTGCCATGACATGACGAACCTCCACCGCCCGCGGCGGGCTCGCGCAGCTCGCCGAGGCATCCGCATTCCTGGCTGCCTACGCGATCAGGTGATCACGGGTCGCCGGTGTCGCCGGGAACAGTGGGCCGCGCGATCCCGGGCGGCGCGCGATCAGGAGACCGCTGGAGTGCGGGACCGACTCGGACCGGGTCGCTCGAACGCGCCAAGGACTGGTGTCCCGCTGAGGAGCAGCCTACCAAGGTGGCCGGACACCAGACGCGGATCGCCCAATGCCGAACCGGGTCTCGCCGAACGCGGGCGACGCGCCCGGGCGGCCCTGCTCCGCACGCACCGTGTCCCCCGACTAACGTTGGGCCATGGGCGGCTATGGATGGATCAGTCTCACGACGGACTACGGGACGTTCGACGGCTTCGTGGCCGCGTGCCACGGCTCGATCGCGCGGATCGCCCCGGAGGTCCGCGTCATCGACGTGACCCACCACGTGCCCCCCGCCGACGTGGCGCGCGGCGCCGCCGTCCTGGCCCAGACCGCGCCGTACCTGCCCGCGTCGGTGCACGTGGCCGTGGTCGATCCGGGCGTGGGGACCGCTCGGCGCGGCATCGCGATCGGCACGGCGAACGGCGTACTCGTGGGCCCGGACAACGGCCTGCTGGTGGCGGCGGCGGAGGCGCTCGGCGGCATCGGCGAGGTGGCGGCACTCGCGAACGAGGACTGGTTCCTCGGCGACATCTCCCGCACCTTCCACGGCCGGGACATCTTCGCCCCGGCCGCGGCGCGGATCGCGCTCGGGGCGATGCTGGCCGACGCGGGCCCCGCCGTCGACCCGGGCTCGCTCGTGCGGCTGCCGGATCCCGTGGTCGCGATCGGCGACGGCTGGCTGGAGGCGGAGGTCGTCACGGTCGACCGGTTCGGCAACGTGCAACTCGCGGCCGGCGGCGCGATGCTGGCCGGTCTGCCCCCGAACCTGACCGTCTGCGGCGTACGCGCCCGGTTGGGTGCCACGTTCGCCGATGTGCAGCCCGGCGACCTGGTCGTCTTCGAGGACTCCGCGGGCCAGGTGGCGATCGCGGTCAACGGCGGCCGGGCCGTGGTCGTGTTGTCCGTGCGTCCCGGAGACGTGGTACGCATCGCGGAACGCTGACCCGCCGACACGCGACAAGTCCGGGCAGGATGGGGTGATGCCCGAGGGCGACACCGTCTGGAACACGGCCCGCGTACTGGAACGCGGGCTGGCCGGCGACGTGCTCACCGGCTCGGAGCTGCGGGTGCCACAACTGGCGGCCACCGACCTGACCGGCTGGCGCGTCGCCGCGTCCGCCAGCCGGGGCAAGCACCTGCTGCTGCGGCTGGAACGCGACGGCGAGCACCGGACGCTGCACTCGCACCTGCGCATGGACGGCTCCTGGCGGGTGTTCCCGCCAGGCGGGCGCTGGAGTGGCCCCCCGGCGCACCAGATCCGGGTGGTGCTGCGCACCGGGCGGTCCGTGGCGGTCGGTTACCACCTGCACGAGGTCGCACTGTTTCCGACCGCGGACGAGGCGCGCCGGCTCGCGCACCTCGGCCCGGATCTGCTGGGCGACGACTGGGACGCGGACGAGGCGGTGCGCCGGATCGCGGCCGCCCCGGAGACCACGATCGCGGAGGCGCTGCTGGACCAGCGCAACCTCGCGGGCGTGGGCAACCTCTACAAGTCGGAGACGCTGTTCCTGCGCGGCCTGTGGCCGTGGACGCCGGTGTCCGCCGTGCCCGACCTGATCGGCACGGTACGGCTGGCGCAGCGCCTGCTGGCCGCGAACCGCGGACGTTGGACCCAGACGACCACCGGCTCACTGCGCAGAGGCGAGACCACCCACGTGTACGGCCGGCGCGCCCACCCCTGCCGACGGTGCGGCGCCGCGATCCAGAAGGCGGAGCAGGCCGAGCGGGTCACCTACTGGTGCCCGCGCTGCCAGCCCGCTCCCCCGTCCTAGACGGCGGGGTGGCGGCGCAACTCGGACAGCCCTTCGGCGATGCCGCGCATGCGGTCGGTCGCCTCGATCAGCCTGGTCAGGGTCGGGTGCCGCTCGTCCACGACCGGCTGGCCGTCCTCGGCCACGTACCCGGCGGCGGCGGCGACCAGCCGCTCATAGGCGGTGACCCCCTCGGTGAACTGCCCGGCCAGGCTGTCGTGCGAGCTGGCCAGCACCGGCCGCTGGTCCACGGGGCTCAGCGGGATGGCGCGCTCCACGCTGGCGACGCGCTGCCCGAGGTCGCGCAGCCAGCGTTCGGCCACCGCCGCCTCCAGGACGGCCGCCTCGCCGGGGCCGGTGAGCCGGCCCGCGAGGGCGGAGAGGGTGCCGGCCGCCCGGTCGAGGCGGTCCCACGCCTGGGCGACCGCGGAGCCGCGCAACGCGTACCGGGTGCGCTGGCGGCGCAGCTCGTGCACGACCGTGCGGCCCGCGGGGAAGCGTTCGACGGCGGCCACCAGCCGCTGCCCGGCGAGCGCGGGGTCGGGCGGGGGCGGGGCGGGCAGGGCGGCGAGGGCCTTGTGGTCGCGCCAGCGCCAGCCGGCCAACGCGACCGAGGCGCCCGCGGCGGCCGCCCAGGCCGCGTCCGCCAGGCCGATCCCGGCGTACGGAGTGAGCACCGCCGCGGCGGCCGCGAGCCCGCCGCCCATCACGCTCCACCGTCGCGCCGAGTTGCGCAGCCGCCGCAACCGACGGAAGTACCGGGTCCGCTCGTCCACCATCGTCCCCTCACCCGATCCGAGATGTTCCGGGTCCGCTCGGCACTCAGCCGGCGGCGCTGGTGTCCCCCCGCTTCGCGTTCATGCTGGCCCGGATCTCGTCGAGCCGGGCGACGCTGGCCGGGTCGGCGGCCTGGGTGGCGGCCGGTGCGGCGGCCTGCTCGACGGCGGGCTGAGCCGGGGCCGCGCCCAGCTTGTCGCCGGCCATGCTGGCGCGGATCTGGTCCAGCCGGGACTGGCCGGCGAGGTCGAGGCTGGACTTCTGCACCTCGAGCATCCGGCCCTCGACGGAGTTCGCGGCCAGTTCGGCGCGGCCCATCGCGTTGGCGTACCGCTGCTCGATCTTGTCGCGCACCTCGTCGAGCGAGGGGGTGTTGCCGGGGGCGGCCAGCGAGGACATCGACTCCAGCGACCGGGCGACGGTCTCCTGCATCTTGGCCTGTTCGAGCTGGCTGAGCAGGCGGGAGCGCTCGGCGATGCGCTGCTGCAGCACCATCGCGTTGTTCTCCACCGCCTTGCGGGCCTGCCCGGCGGCCGACAGCGCCTGGTCGTGCAGGGTCTTCAGGTCCTCCATGGCCTGCTCGCCGGAGACGAGCTGGGTCGCCAGAGTCTGCGCGGTGGCCTCGTACTTCTGCGCCTCCGCCTCGTCGCCGCCGGCCCGTGCCCGGTCGGCCAGCACGAGCGCCTGGCGGGCCATGCCCTGCAGCTTCTCGACCTCGCTCATCTGCCGGGACAGCTTCATCTCCAGCTGCCGCTGGTTACCGATGACCGCGGCGGCCTGCTGCACCAGTGCCTGGTGTTGCCGTTGGGCGTCCTCGATCGCCTGCTGGATCTGAACCTTGGGGTCGGCGTACTCGTCGATCTTGGCGCCGAAGAGCGCCATGATGTAACGCCAGCCCTTGACGAACGGGTTCGCCATCTCGCGGTATCCCCTCAATGTCACCTGGTCGGACACGCCATCGACGCCGGTCTGATCGGCTGCGGGGCGCGAGCTCCATGGTGTCAGCTCGACGCCACCGGCGTCACGTGACCTACGGGGGATCTCAGGGCTATCCCTTAGCGCCCGGGGTCCCCGCTACGAGGCTACGCGCCGTGGACCCCGGAACGAAGGCCCAGGCGGCGGCAAGGACCGCCCAGGGCGCCGGAGGGCGCGACGGCACCACGACCCATCGTGGCGGCGGGCCCGCGACGTCGGTGACCTCGGACGGCGAAGGCGGCTCTCAGGCGGCTCTCAGGCGGCGTAGATGACGCCGCGTTCGCGTTTGCGGGTGGCGCGCAGCGTGGCCTTGAGCGGGGTCTCCTGGTGCACGGAAACGGACACCGTGCCGTCGGTCGCCACCTGGCGCACTGCGGCGTCGGCGGGCGCGGCCTGAGCCGGGGCCACCGCCGCGGGCTGGACCGGCGCGACCGAGGTGGCCTCGCCGCCCTCGACCGGCACGAGCACACCCTGCATGCCCTCGGCGAGCTCCAGCGTGCTGCTCACCTCGCGCAGCAGCTCGGACAGGCGGGCGCCCAGGGCGTCACAGATCGCGGCCAGCAGTTCACTGGACGCTTCCTTCTGACCGCGCTCGATCTCCGACAGATAGCCCAGGCTGACGTTGGCGGCGGTCGACACCTCACGCAGCGTGCGGTGCTGCCCCTGCCGGCGCGCCCGAAGTGCGTCACCGATCACCCGGCGTAGCAGGACCATGACACCTCCTCCTGCGGCGGGGCCGCCGGCACACGCCGGAGGCTTCCCGCAACCGTACCCGCTGCCGGCCACGCCGACATCCCGCCCCGCCGAAAACCGGGGTACCCCCTACCACGCGGTCCGTGCCACGTTTCCGGCCGGGTCGACATTGCGCAGCTCAGGCCGGTGTTGCGTCGGAAACCGCGCGCAACGAATCGACGAGCAGGTTCAGCGCTGCGGTCACGCTTTCGGTCCGGACCCGCTCCCGCGGCCCGGAAAGGCGCAGTTCCCGTACGGTCGCCCCCGGCGGACCGGCGACCGCGACATAGACCAGGCCGACCGGCTTGCCGCCCTGCGGCTCGGGGCCCGCCACCCCGGTCGTGGCCAGGCCCCAGTCGGCGCCGCACCGCCGCCGGGCGCCCTCCGCGAGGGCGCGGGCGACGTCCGGATCGACCGGTCCGCGCGCGGCCAGCAGTTCCTCCGGTACGCCCGCGAGGCTGTGCTTGAGATCCGTGGCGTACACCACGAGGCCGCCGCGGAACACCGCGCTGACCCCCGGGATCTCCACCACGGTCGCCGCCACGAGGCCGCCGGTCAGCGATTCGGCCGAGGCCAGCGTCTGCCCCCGCTCCACCAGCGTGTGTACGGCCGCGGCCGCGGCCACCCGGAGATCCACGGCACCGAGTCTATTCGCCGCCGGTGACCGCGCCGGCGCCCGCCCCGCGGCGCAGGCGCACCGCCTGCACGATGTAGTCGACGCCGGTCAGGATCGTGACCGCGACAGCCGCGCCCATCAGCCACGGGCCGACGGCCACCAGCGACGCCGGCATGGGCCACAGGTACCAGGCGATCGCGGCGATCTGCAGCGCCGTCTTGACCTTGCCGCCCCGGCTGGCGGGGATCACGCCGTATTGGATGACCCACAGGCGCATGGCCGTGATGCCCCACTCGCGCAGCAGGATCAGCGCGGTCACCCACCAGCTCAGCTGGTCGTACGCGGACAGCAGCACCAGCGCGGTGCCGGTCAGCGCCTTGTCCGCGATCGGGTCGGCCACCTTGCCGAACGAGGTCACCAGGTGGAACCGGCGGGCGATCCACCCGTCCACGAAGTCGGTCGCGGAGGCGAGGCAGAACACCAGGCAGGCCGCCATCCGCCAGCCGGGCTCGGTCATCTCGGACGCGACGACCAGCACCAGGAAGACCGGCACGAGCACCAGCCGGATCGCGGTGAGCAGGTTCGCCGCGTTGTACAGCGAGACCCGCCGCGGCACGGCGGCGACCGGCACCGGCTCGTTGGTCACCGGGCGGCCGTCGAGACCGTCGGGGCTGCGGAGACCATCTCGACCGGTACGGCCACCAGGTCGACGCCCTCGGTGCCGGTGACCCGGGCCCGGACGAGGTCGCCGGGGCGCAGCGCGGCCAGG
Protein-coding regions in this window:
- a CDS encoding ATP-dependent helicase; protein product: MRDELEVFGPATREWFRAAFAAPTAAQVGAWRAIGAGHNALVVAPTGSGKTLAAFLWSLDQLAREPVPADPRHRCRVLYVSPLKALAVDVERNLRAPLTGIRQAAGRLGLPPPEITVGMRTGDTPADERRLFARTPPDILITTPESLFLLLTSAARDSLRGVETVIIDEVHAVAATKRGAHLALSLERLDALLPRPAQRVGLSATVRPIEETARFLGGAREVQIVQPRSTKTIEVGVEVPVEDMTRLDELPEQDADLPGGHRHTPSIWPAVEERVLDLIEAHRSTIVFTNSRRGAERLCARINELAYERADPAAAAAAASLPAPPGAPPPRMPAQVMAQAGEAGGAPPVVARAHHGSVSREERKQIEEALKSGRLPAVVATSSLELGIDMGAVDLVVQIEAPPSVSAGLQRIGRAGHQVGAVSRGVVFPKHRGDLLSCAVVAERMGAGAIEELRYPRNPLDVLAQQIVAMVALDTWAVGELAALVRRAAPFAELPDSALHAVLDMLSGRYPSTAFAELRPRLVWDRGTDQLTGRPGAQRLAVTSGGTIPDRGMFGVFLAGAERASRVGELDEEMVYESRVGDVFLLGSTSWRIEDITPDRVLVSPAPGAPARMPFWKGDTLGRPVELGRAIGARLRALARGGDEAATGSLRAAGLDEWAAGNLLAYVREQREATRHLPDDRTVVVERFRDELGDWRMTVHCVLGARVNAPWALAIAHRLSERYGVDGQVMPSDDGIVVRLPDTADQPPGAELVAFDPEEIAQLVEESVGSSALFASRFRECAARSLLLPRRDPRRRQPLWQQRQRSAQLLDVAREFADFPVTLEAARECLQDVFDVPGLVALMREVAGRKVRLVEVETPRPSPFARSLLFGYVGAFLYEGDAPLAERRAAALALDSTLLGELLGRVDLRELLDPAVVAESEAQLQWLTDRRRARDAEDTAELLRLLGDLSEAELAARGVDPRWLSTLEGARRAIRIRVAGEDRWIGVDDAGRYRDALGTALPVGIAEAYLEPVADPLGDLVARFARTHGPFAAATCAARFGLGTFVVEQALKRLSATGRVVSGEFSPGGAGTEWCDAEVLRLLRRRSLAALRREIEPVPPQVLAGFLPRWHQIGGNARGVDGVAAAVEQLQGVAVPASAWERLVLPARVADYSPAFLDELSGGGEVLWAGNGSIPGGDGWVTLAYADSAPLLLPPPDDELALSPPHRAILDALEGGQALFFGALSDRVGADDDQQLAALVWDLVWAGHLTNDTFAPLRALLGGSGAHRARAAPARGRYRRPGRPHLPSRGGPPAMAGRWSRLPERDLDPTRRATAVADLLLERHGVVTRGAAAAEGVTGGFAAVYPVLSALEERGAARRGYFVEGLGAAQFAVPGAVDRLRALAEPAEPARRTGAAAVVLAATDPANPYGAALPWPGRVVDSGDGTPAAATGHRAGRKAGALVVLVGGELVLYVERGGRTLLSFADDPEALLAAGQGLGAAVRSGALGVLSVERADGESVHASPLRDALTAAGFRPTPRGLRLRA
- a CDS encoding SAM hydrolase/SAM-dependent halogenase family protein; this translates as MGGYGWISLTTDYGTFDGFVAACHGSIARIAPEVRVIDVTHHVPPADVARGAAVLAQTAPYLPASVHVAVVDPGVGTARRGIAIGTANGVLVGPDNGLLVAAAEALGGIGEVAALANEDWFLGDISRTFHGRDIFAPAAARIALGAMLADAGPAVDPGSLVRLPDPVVAIGDGWLEAEVVTVDRFGNVQLAAGGAMLAGLPPNLTVCGVRARLGATFADVQPGDLVVFEDSAGQVAIAVNGGRAVVVLSVRPGDVVRIAER
- a CDS encoding DNA-formamidopyrimidine glycosylase family protein — protein: MPEGDTVWNTARVLERGLAGDVLTGSELRVPQLAATDLTGWRVAASASRGKHLLLRLERDGEHRTLHSHLRMDGSWRVFPPGGRWSGPPAHQIRVVLRTGRSVAVGYHLHEVALFPTADEARRLAHLGPDLLGDDWDADEAVRRIAAAPETTIAEALLDQRNLAGVGNLYKSETLFLRGLWPWTPVSAVPDLIGTVRLAQRLLAANRGRWTQTTTGSLRRGETTHVYGRRAHPCRRCGAAIQKAEQAERVTYWCPRCQPAPPS
- a CDS encoding PspA/IM30 family protein yields the protein MANPFVKGWRYIMALFGAKIDEYADPKVQIQQAIEDAQRQHQALVQQAAAVIGNQRQLEMKLSRQMSEVEKLQGMARQALVLADRARAGGDEAEAQKYEATAQTLATQLVSGEQAMEDLKTLHDQALSAAGQARKAVENNAMVLQQRIAERSRLLSQLEQAKMQETVARSLESMSSLAAPGNTPSLDEVRDKIEQRYANAMGRAELAANSVEGRMLEVQKSSLDLAGQSRLDQIRASMAGDKLGAAPAQPAVEQAAAPAATQAADPASVARLDEIRASMNAKRGDTSAAG
- a CDS encoding helix-turn-helix domain-containing protein; protein product: MVLLRRVIGDALRARRQGQHRTLREVSTAANVSLGYLSEIERGQKEASSELLAAICDALGARLSELLREVSSTLELAEGMQGVLVPVEGGEATSVAPVQPAAVAPAQAAPADAAVRQVATDGTVSVSVHQETPLKATLRATRKRERGVIYAA
- the pgsA gene encoding CDP-diacylglycerol--glycerol-3-phosphate 3-phosphatidyltransferase translates to MTNEPVPVAAVPRRVSLYNAANLLTAIRLVLVPVFLVLVVASEMTEPGWRMAACLVFCLASATDFVDGWIARRFHLVTSFGKVADPIADKALTGTALVLLSAYDQLSWWVTALILLREWGITAMRLWVIQYGVIPASRGGKVKTALQIAAIAWYLWPMPASLVAVGPWLMGAAVAVTILTGVDYIVQAVRLRRGAGAGAVTGGE
- a CDS encoding CinA family protein; translated protein: MDLRVAAAAAVHTLVERGQTLASAESLTGGLVAATVVEIPGVSAVFRGGLVVYATDLKHSLAGVPEELLAARGPVDPDVARALAEGARRRCGADWGLATTGVAGPEPQGGKPVGLVYVAVAGPPGATVRELRLSGPRERVRTESVTAALNLLVDSLRAVSDATPA
- the pspM gene encoding phage shock envelope stress response protein PspM; amino-acid sequence: MVDERTRYFRRLRRLRNSARRWSVMGGGLAAAAAVLTPYAGIGLADAAWAAAAGASVALAGWRWRDHKALAALPAPPPPDPALAGQRLVAAVERFPAGRTVVHELRRQRTRYALRGSAVAQAWDRLDRAAGTLSALAGRLTGPGEAAVLEAAVAERWLRDLGQRVASVERAIPLSPVDQRPVLASSHDSLAGQFTEGVTAYERLVAAAAGYVAEDGQPVVDERHPTLTRLIEATDRMRGIAEGLSELRRHPAV